Proteins co-encoded in one Haladaptatus sp. ZSTT2 genomic window:
- a CDS encoding RNA-binding domain-containing protein gives MIYSVDVEITAPVKATEVTDRVADAITNLFPEATVSTNPGELVAEAHSMDHFSQCLHKQQILDTARGEFFSTLEGDTFSFGLKKQAAFKGVVNFSVGKPGELGDLAVRVRVHEPAVEQFIDHIAPPTKDGKPITPEESR, from the coding sequence ATGATTTACTCCGTTGACGTCGAAATCACGGCGCCAGTCAAGGCGACGGAGGTCACAGACCGTGTGGCCGACGCCATCACGAACCTGTTCCCCGAGGCGACGGTCTCGACGAACCCCGGTGAGTTGGTGGCAGAAGCCCACAGCATGGACCACTTCTCGCAGTGTTTGCACAAACAGCAAATTCTCGACACCGCCCGCGGTGAGTTCTTTTCGACGCTTGAAGGCGACACCTTTTCGTTCGGGTTGAAAAAGCAGGCGGCGTTCAAGGGCGTCGTGAACTTCTCGGTCGGCAAACCCGGCGAACTTGGCGACCTCGCGGTTCGCGTGCGCGTGCACGAACCAGCTGTTGAGCAGTTCATCGACCACATCGCACCCCCAACGAAGGACGGAAAGCCGATTACTCCCGAGGAGTCTCGCTGA
- a CDS encoding molybdopterin-dependent oxidoreductase, which yields MARFRFEPTPRTLDWTLFVVVALEVATGLLSLVAGEPADAIVFVSHGVLGFTLTVLVAWKLRRVAPRLRTRVAGRWTTALSALLTAVTLGALATGVFWAFGGDFRFLLWNALNVHIALGLLVVPILALHLRRHYHTPQPADFTQRRIALQYGTLLVFGALTWRVQQATSRLLALPGATRRFTGSKERGSDAGNAFPLTSWVADDPAPIDVEHWTLTLTGELAQPRSFNYDDLTPEDETRAILDCTSGWYSAHDWQGIAVGSLLDLAEPTPAARWVSFRSVTGYRWSLPIEEARDALLATHVDGEALVHGHGAPLRLVAPGRRGFQWVKWITAIELRERRDVSEWLAIFVSGFSETPRE from the coding sequence ATGGCGCGTTTTCGGTTCGAACCCACCCCTCGAACGCTCGACTGGACGCTGTTTGTCGTCGTCGCCCTCGAAGTCGCAACCGGTCTCCTCAGTCTCGTCGCTGGTGAACCAGCCGACGCCATCGTCTTCGTCAGCCACGGGGTGCTTGGATTCACTCTTACCGTCCTCGTTGCCTGGAAACTGCGCCGCGTGGCTCCCCGCCTCAGAACCCGGGTTGCAGGACGGTGGACGACCGCACTCTCCGCCCTCCTCACAGCGGTCACCCTTGGCGCGCTCGCAACCGGCGTGTTCTGGGCGTTCGGTGGTGACTTTCGATTCTTGCTGTGGAACGCACTCAACGTCCACATCGCGCTTGGGTTGCTCGTCGTCCCCATCCTTGCACTCCACCTGAGACGTCACTACCACACGCCACAACCGGCGGACTTCACACAACGTCGAATCGCCCTCCAGTACGGGACTCTTCTCGTGTTCGGCGCGCTCACATGGCGAGTGCAACAGGCAACAAGCCGACTCCTCGCCCTCCCCGGCGCAACCAGACGATTCACCGGCTCGAAAGAACGCGGGAGCGACGCGGGGAACGCCTTCCCGCTGACCAGCTGGGTCGCAGACGACCCCGCCCCAATCGACGTCGAACACTGGACGCTCACACTCACCGGCGAACTCGCACAGCCACGCTCGTTCAACTATGACGACCTCACACCCGAGGACGAAACCCGCGCCATCCTCGACTGTACGAGTGGCTGGTACTCAGCCCATGACTGGCAGGGCATCGCCGTTGGGTCCCTCCTCGACCTCGCAGAACCCACCCCGGCGGCGCGCTGGGTTTCCTTCCGGTCGGTTACCGGCTACCGGTGGAGTCTCCCCATCGAAGAAGCCCGTGACGCGCTCCTCGCAACCCACGTCGACGGCGAAGCGCTCGTCCACGGCCACGGCGCGCCGCTCAGGCTGGTCGCGCCCGGGAGACGTGGCTTCCAGTGGGTGAAATGGATTACGGCAATAGAACTGCGAGAACGCAGAGACGTGAGCGAGTGGCTGGCGATTTTCGTGAGTGGGTTCAGCGAGACTCCTCGGGAGTAA
- a CDS encoding non-histone chromosomal MC1 family protein, with translation MARSEDSKRNFALRDKSGKESSVFSGRTPRQAALKAARRLKPAKSESAAKRTELRLREKGTTKVHIYDGWAWKEEAPDDKPNWMPTVITEANVSKKGIEHLEEI, from the coding sequence ATGGCACGTAGTGAGGATTCAAAGCGCAACTTTGCCCTGCGCGACAAGAGCGGTAAGGAATCGAGCGTCTTCTCAGGACGAACCCCCCGACAGGCAGCACTCAAAGCCGCCCGTCGACTGAAGCCCGCGAAAAGCGAGAGTGCGGCAAAGCGTACCGAACTTCGCCTCCGCGAAAAAGGGACAACGAAAGTCCACATCTACGATGGCTGGGCCTGGAAGGAGGAAGCACCCGATGATAAGCCAAACTGGATGCCTACCGTCATCACCGAGGCCAACGTCTCGAAGAAGGGTATCGAACACTTAGAAGAGATCTAA
- a CDS encoding response regulator transcription factor, producing the protein MATSAQPTVLIVEDEPDVGETYERWLAESYTVIHAASGQEALSKLDDSIDVVLLDRMMPGMSGDEVLEEIRARDIDCRVAMVTAVDPGFDIIEMGFDEYVTKPPTRDQLRDTIERLLARSAVADDLQNYFSLVARKAALEAEFTRSVLESNEEYRDLVARIERARENLDTSFDGLSSDADFVGVLRAIVDDDST; encoded by the coding sequence ATGGCAACTTCTGCGCAGCCAACCGTCCTCATCGTCGAAGACGAGCCAGATGTGGGCGAAACGTACGAACGGTGGCTGGCAGAGTCCTACACCGTCATACACGCTGCATCCGGCCAAGAGGCGCTCTCGAAACTTGACGATTCCATCGATGTCGTCCTCTTAGACCGCATGATGCCGGGGATGTCCGGCGACGAGGTGCTCGAAGAAATCCGGGCACGAGACATTGATTGCCGGGTGGCAATGGTGACGGCCGTCGACCCAGGCTTCGATATCATCGAAATGGGCTTTGACGAATACGTCACGAAACCGCCCACACGCGACCAGCTCCGTGACACCATCGAACGACTGCTCGCACGCAGTGCGGTCGCAGACGACTTACAAAACTACTTCTCGCTCGTTGCTCGCAAAGCCGCCCTCGAAGCCGAATTCACCCGCTCTGTCCTCGAATCGAACGAAGAGTACAGAGACCTCGTTGCCCGAATCGAACGCGCGCGCGAGAATCTCGACACGTCGTTCGACGGACTCTCATCTGATGCTGATTTTGTCGGCGTGTTGCGTGCGATTGTCGACGACGATTCGACATAA